A genomic stretch from Marinobacter fonticola includes:
- a CDS encoding TRAP transporter large permease subunit gives MARRTGREWFSSFPVCILLLLVVIFSTSSDIHNQMLRGGEQLWSGYYKLRVDLVEPTCHPNRNIEAEVQRQVREARQAPSDPLMGLLGEQTVNPADIRAAVENAAALCRERHAEFASLQGQMTPALEVYRAVEGFVADVIALGLTSQRYILVVLVMLCAATATLTRHHIAMRAIETRLDYTVSYFLQTVANVMLLGSSVLFRQTSHDAGADITIEREILHDLWIVGFAALTLVSLYRLMRPPADLQEGGDLMKAGLAVPLYTGMCLISGTYFALLGHASGIGVYLDKMMELSDMFLNVALYVWVGMMLKQTQLATLVFNAFRPWRMPPEMLAVVAVVVAAVPTAYTGASGIFVIAAGAVIYSELRAAGARRHLALAATAMSGSLGVVLRPCLLVVVIAYLNREVTTDVLFGWGIWVFLLTAVMFLVVSLTVNRQSRFELAPATEAFPAMLRALAPLMPYVLVIAVVVLGYRWALDVGMDEFSAPRILPVIMLAILVYEHLAFRKDSRKSTRKESEFNHQGIERSVRGATNDTTSEIGALLLLLGLSVSIGGVIERAEIMLMFPQAFDSPWTAMLLMVMVLVVLGMIMDAFGAVILVSATVATIAYSSGIEPIHFWMTTLVAFELGYLSPPVALNHLLTRQVVGEAEVSAALSEDGTFYQRHERIIMPLIVMGISLVLVAFVPLMFYA, from the coding sequence TTGGCCCGACGCACCGGCCGGGAATGGTTTTCGTCTTTCCCGGTCTGCATCCTGCTACTGCTGGTGGTGATCTTCTCCACCAGCAGTGACATCCACAACCAAATGCTGCGAGGGGGGGAGCAGCTTTGGAGCGGCTACTACAAGTTGCGCGTCGACCTGGTCGAGCCCACCTGTCATCCCAACCGCAATATCGAGGCGGAGGTTCAGCGTCAGGTTCGCGAAGCCCGGCAGGCACCCTCCGATCCGTTAATGGGACTGCTCGGAGAGCAAACCGTCAATCCTGCGGATATTCGTGCAGCGGTGGAAAACGCCGCCGCCCTATGCCGGGAGAGGCACGCCGAATTTGCCAGCTTGCAGGGCCAGATGACACCGGCGCTTGAGGTTTATCGGGCTGTCGAGGGCTTCGTCGCCGACGTGATCGCGCTGGGGCTCACCTCTCAGCGCTATATTCTGGTGGTGCTGGTCATGCTGTGTGCCGCCACGGCGACGCTGACCCGGCACCATATTGCCATGCGGGCTATCGAGACCCGCCTCGACTACACCGTCTCTTACTTCCTGCAGACCGTCGCCAACGTGATGCTGTTGGGTTCGAGCGTGCTGTTCCGCCAGACCTCCCACGATGCCGGCGCGGACATCACGATCGAGCGGGAGATCCTGCACGACCTGTGGATTGTCGGCTTTGCCGCCCTCACGCTGGTCAGCCTCTATCGCCTGATGCGGCCACCGGCTGACCTGCAAGAGGGCGGTGACCTGATGAAAGCGGGTCTGGCTGTACCCCTTTATACCGGAATGTGCCTGATATCGGGCACCTACTTTGCCTTGCTCGGCCACGCCTCCGGGATCGGTGTCTACCTGGATAAGATGATGGAGCTGTCGGACATGTTTTTGAATGTCGCGCTCTACGTATGGGTGGGCATGATGCTTAAACAGACCCAGCTTGCCACACTGGTGTTCAACGCTTTTCGTCCCTGGCGCATGCCGCCGGAAATGCTGGCGGTGGTGGCGGTCGTTGTCGCGGCGGTGCCCACCGCCTATACCGGGGCGTCGGGAATCTTCGTTATCGCCGCCGGCGCAGTGATCTACAGTGAGTTGCGCGCCGCCGGCGCTCGCCGCCATCTGGCTTTGGCGGCCACCGCCATGTCCGGTTCGCTGGGTGTCGTGCTGCGTCCCTGCTTGCTGGTGGTGGTGATTGCTTATCTTAATCGTGAAGTAACCACCGACGTTCTGTTTGGCTGGGGTATCTGGGTTTTCCTGCTGACAGCAGTGATGTTTTTGGTCGTGTCCCTAACCGTCAACCGCCAGAGCCGGTTCGAACTGGCGCCGGCCACCGAAGCGTTCCCGGCTATGCTACGCGCCTTGGCGCCACTGATGCCTTATGTGCTCGTCATTGCCGTTGTGGTTCTGGGCTATCGCTGGGCGCTGGATGTGGGCATGGATGAGTTCTCGGCGCCACGTATTCTGCCGGTGATCATGCTGGCGATCCTGGTCTACGAGCACCTGGCTTTTCGTAAGGACTCCCGTAAGAGCACCCGCAAGGAGTCGGAGTTCAATCACCAGGGCATCGAGCGGAGCGTTCGCGGCGCGACCAACGATACCACCTCGGAAATCGGCGCACTGCTCCTGCTGCTGGGGCTGTCGGTGAGTATTGGTGGCGTGATCGAGCGCGCGGAGATCATGCTGATGTTCCCTCAGGCATTCGATAGTCCGTGGACGGCGATGCTGCTGATGGTCATGGTGTTGGTTGTGCTGGGGATGATCATGGACGCGTTCGGCGCGGTGATCCTGGTCAGCGCCACGGTGGCGACCATCGCTTACAGCAGCGGTATCGAGCCCATTCATTTCTGGATGACCACCTTGGTCGCCTTCGAGTTGGGCTACCTGAGCCCGCCGGTGGCATTGAACCATCTGTTGACGCGCCAGGTAGTGGGGGAAGCGGAAGTGTCGGCGGCGCTATCCGAGGACGGCACCTTCTACCAGCGTCACGAGCGCATCATCATGCCGTTGATCGTGATGGGGATTTCACTGGTGCTGGTGGCGTTCGTGCCTTTGATGTTCTATGCGTGA